GATCCGCAGCGGATTTAATTTTATGATAAGCCACACCCGGCCGCTTGCCGTATAAAGCCACCTGAATGGCGATGGTCTTATCCAGTTTCAACTCTTTAACCACCGGCGCTTCCGCACGAACAGGAAAATCATTGATGCTGTCAATCGCATCTTTTATATCATCCACTACCTCGTCTTTATCCGACTTATCTTCCAGATAAATGGCAAAAACCGAGACATTTTCAATATTGTATGCTCTTAATTTATCAATCCCATTTACCTCACGCAATTTTTTCTCAATGGGAATTGCGATTAGTTGCTCGATTTCATCAGGCGAGGCCCCGGGATAGATTGTCGTTACGGTTACCATATCAAAATTAACTTCCGGAAAACCTTCCCGATTAATATTAAGTGCGGTGAACACTCCCAAACACACCAACAGAACAACAATCAAATTAACCAATAATTTTTTATGGATTAAATTTCCAATAAGTTTTAGCACGACGGATACTCCTTCATTAATTTCATACTCAATTTTTGCAAATTTCCCTAACGCGATATTCGAACTCCGGCGGGATGCGTCCTGCATCCGGCATTCGCCGTACAAGTTTTTTTCTTTAAAAATAAGTATTCTGACAGGCTTTATCACGCGCTATATTACTTAATTTGGACAAAAATGTTTATAGATCCCTTATTCAGGAATATAGTCATTGGGATCAATTCCAAATGTTTCAAACAATTCGTTCTTCGTCACTATAAATTGCAGTTGTATAGTATTAAATTGAATAAGCGTTTCTAATTCCTGCTGCCTTCCCTGCGTCAAAGCATCCACGCCATTCTTCACCATCGCGGCGTTCAACCGGCCGCGACGAAGCTGATTCATCATGGATTTATAGAAAATTTCCGCTTCGATTCTGGCTTCTTTCGAAATCCGGTATAATTGATAAACAGTCTTCATCTGTTCCACCTGCTCATCAATCTCATCCGCAATCAACCGCTCATATTTTCTAACTGAAATCTCCGCCTGCGTATGCGCAAACCGGGCATTGCGTTCTTTTATGGTCTGCACCGGGTCCCCCAAGGGATACACCAGCGCCAGTTTACCGGCATACCCTACCTGCTCCGCACCCAACATATCCTGCCAGGCGCCGGAAGCATCGGTCTGCTGTCCCATTGTATTGACAGACAACTCTGCGGTCAAACTTGGCAGCGCAAGATTCCCGGCAATTGCCAAATCCCAAGCCGCGTGATCCAGCATGCGCTTCGCACCCAAATAATCAGCCCGCTTGGCATACGCCCGGTCCAAAGCATCCTTTTTATCAATCTCCGGCAGCTCATTCACCAAGACGGCAGCCCCCTCAAGAACGGCGCCATCCGCCAAATTCACTGATCGCAGGAATCCACGCCTGGCATTTTTATAATCCTGTTCCGCAAACATCCATTGTGCTTTTGCGCCTGCTACCAGCACATTATAGTAATGTAGTTCAAACCGATTGGTTGTGCCCAAATTCACATTACGTTCTGT
The genomic region above belongs to bacterium and contains:
- a CDS encoding TolC family protein — translated: MSGLNKKTVTIIMMVSFSIGLQAPFHRLEAQPSNIEFGKEAAVTIAGKRISIGDAIRLAIESNYDLLSGAYELAMLDSNFRMYQKKYSPFFSVAAGGVYQEYPESTSSLTGTDSKTWSASAALAKKYVTGTQLTLGVSHDKSSTTFLPMTISIPGLSFGDPDYTRATAFVSLQQELLQNGFGVNEQLEQKQIANAGFVRKEVILYQLSLVVVKVIMEYWNVVLKESALTNAALQYAETKSVRDITERNVNLGTTNRFELHYYNVLVAGAKAQWMFAEQDYKNARRGFLRSVNLADGAVLEGAAVLVNELPEIDKKDALDRAYAKRADYLGAKRMLDHAAWDLAIAGNLALPSLTAELSVNTMGQQTDASGAWQDMLGAEQVGYAGKLALVYPLGDPVQTIKERNARFAHTQAEISVRKYERLIADEIDEQVEQMKTVYQLYRISKEARIEAEIFYKSMMNQLRRGRLNAAMVKNGVDALTQGRQQELETLIQFNTIQLQFIVTKNELFETFGIDPNDYIPE